One Elaeis guineensis isolate ETL-2024a chromosome 10, EG11, whole genome shotgun sequence genomic window carries:
- the LOC105052486 gene encoding uncharacterized protein isoform X2, with protein MGQALRRATGRVRPSRSDHPARPPIKNPERPPPSPTAAAQAKPPDAPTVGQDRLGISDAEVTARDKDYNGALEERDPKYDEMLKQMVGRITSRPGGKLEMGDLLVAKASIRNARILKMTMGFHSRKIQQTNAKTSEFKRRSCAKTTASRNSNH; from the exons ATGGGGCAGGCCCTGCGGCGAGCTACAGGGAGGGTGCGGCCTTCCCGGTCCGACCACCCGGCGAGGCCGCCGATCAAGAACCCCGAGCGGCCGCCGCCGTCGCCGACGGCCGCTGCCCAGGCGAAGCCGCCGGATGCCCCAACGGTTGGCCAGGATCGACTCGGTATCTCCGATGCAG AGGTTACTGCAAGGGATAAAGATTACAATGGTGCCCTGGAAGAACGAGATCCAAAATATGATGAAATGCTTAAGCAGATGGTTGGGAGAATCACATCAAGGCCTGGAGGGAAACTAGAAATGG GTGACCTCCTTGTGGCAAAAGCTTCCATCCGTAATGCTAGGATTCTCAAGATGACTATGg GCTTTCATAGTAGAAAGATACAACAGACCAATGCCAAAACTTCGGAGTTCAAAAGGAGAAGCTGTGCAAAAACCACTGCCTCCAGGAACTCTAACCATTGA
- the LOC105052486 gene encoding uncharacterized protein isoform X1: MGQALRRATGRVRPSRSDHPARPPIKNPERPPPSPTAAAQAKPPDAPTVGQDRLGISDAEVTARDKDYNGALEERDPKYDEMLKQMVGRITSRPGGKLEMGEAFIVERYNRPMPKLRSSKGEAVQKPLPPGTLTIEQVRQIILLHQGKSDEHQGPMDVNDIACKFRVDAAYVQRIVQFMSLPPEDGSRKSEQ, from the exons ATGGGGCAGGCCCTGCGGCGAGCTACAGGGAGGGTGCGGCCTTCCCGGTCCGACCACCCGGCGAGGCCGCCGATCAAGAACCCCGAGCGGCCGCCGCCGTCGCCGACGGCCGCTGCCCAGGCGAAGCCGCCGGATGCCCCAACGGTTGGCCAGGATCGACTCGGTATCTCCGATGCAG AGGTTACTGCAAGGGATAAAGATTACAATGGTGCCCTGGAAGAACGAGATCCAAAATATGATGAAATGCTTAAGCAGATGGTTGGGAGAATCACATCAAGGCCTGGAGGGAAACTAGAAATGGGTGAG GCTTTCATAGTAGAAAGATACAACAGACCAATGCCAAAACTTCGGAGTTCAAAAGGAGAAGCTGTGCAAAAACCACTGCCTCCAGGAACTCTAACCATTGAACAAGTGCGCCAAATCATCCTTCTTCATCAGGGTAAGTCTGACGAGCACCAAGGGCCCATGGATGTTAATGACATTGCCTGCAAGTTCAGAGTTGATGCTGCTTACGTTCAGAGAATAGTGCAGTTCATGTCATTGCCCCCGGAAGATGGTAGTAGAAAATCTGAACAGTGA